One Physeter macrocephalus isolate SW-GA chromosome 19, ASM283717v5, whole genome shotgun sequence genomic window carries:
- the SYT4 gene encoding synaptotagmin-4 gives MAPIATSREEFDEIPTVVGIFSAFGLVFTVSLFAWICCQRKSSKSNKTPPYKFVHVLKGVDIYPENLNSKKKFGADEKNEVKNKPAGPKNSLCLDLEKRDLNGNFPKTNLKAGSPSDLENVTPKLFSEGEKEAVSPDSLKSSTSLTSDEKQEKLGTLFFSLEYNFEKKAFVVNIKEARGLPAMDEQSMTSDPYIKMMILPEKKHKVKTRVLRKTLDPAFDETFTFYGIPYTQIQELALHFTILSFDRFSRDDIIGEVLIPLTGIELTDGKKLMNREIIKRNVRKSSGRGELLISLCYQSITNTLTVVVLKARHLPKSDVSGLSDPYVKVNLYHAKKRISKKKTHVKKCTPNAVFNELFVFDIPCEGLEEISVEFLVLDSERGSRNEVIGRLVLGAAAEGASGEHWKEICDYPRRQIAKWHVLCDG, from the exons ATGGCTCCGATCGCTACCAGCCGGGAAGAATTTG ATGAAATCCCCACAGTGGTGGGGATCTTCAGTGCATTTGGCCTGGTCTTCACAGTCTCTCTGTTTGCATGGATCTGCTGTCAGAGAAAATCATCCAAATCTAACAAGACTCCTCCATATAAGTTTGTGCATGTGCTAAAGGGAGTTGATATTTATCCTGAAAACCTAAACAGCAAAAAGAAGTTTGgagcagatgagaaaaatgaagtaaagaaTAAACCAGCTGGGCCAAAGAATTCTTTGTGTCTTGATCTTGAGAAGAGAGATCTAAATGGCAATTTTCCCAAAACAAACCTCAAAGCTGGCAGTCCTTCTGACCTGGAGAATGTGACCCCAAAGCTCTtttcagaaggggaaaaagaggcAGTTTCCCCTGATAGCTTAAAGTCCAGCACTTCTCTTACTTCAGATGAGAAACAAGAGAAGCTGGGAACCCTCTTCTTCTCCTTAGAGTATAACTTTGAGAAGAAAGCATTTGTGGTAAATATTAAAGAAGCCCGTGGTTTGCCAGCCATGGATGAGCAGTCGATGACATCTGATCCATACATCAAAATGATGATTCTCCCAGAGAAGAAGCATAAAGTGAAAACCAGAGTTCTGAGAAAGACCTTGGACCCAGCTTTTGATGAGACCTTTACATTCTATGGAATACCCTACACTCAGATCCAAGAGTTGGCCTTGCACTTCACAATCTTGAGTTTTGACAGGTTTTCAAGAGATGATATAATTGGAGAAGTCCTTATTCCTCTCACAGGAATTGAATTAACTGATGGAAAAAAGTTAATGAACAGAGAGATTATCAAGAGAAATGTTAGG AAGTCTTCAGGACGTGGTGAGTTACTGATCTCTCTCTGCTATCAGTCCATCACAAATACTCTCACTGTGGTTGTTTTAAAAGCTCGGCATCTGCCTAAATCTGATGTGTCTGGACTTTCAG ATCCCTATGTCAAAGTGAACCTGTACCATGCCAAAAAGAGAATCTCCAAAAAGAAGACTCATGTGAAGAAATGCACCCCCAATGCAGTGTTCAATGAACTGTTTGTCTTTGACATTCCCTGtgagggtcttgaagagataagTGTTGAATTTCTGGTTTTGGATTCTGAAAGGGGATCCCGAAATGAGGTGATTGGGCGGTTGGTCCTGGGAGCAGCAGCAGAAGGAGCCAGTGGAGAGCACTGGAAGGAGATTTGTGACTATCCCAGGAGACAAATTGCCAAGTGGCATGTGCTCTGTGATGGTTAG